From Equus quagga isolate Etosha38 chromosome 3, UCLA_HA_Equagga_1.0, whole genome shotgun sequence, one genomic window encodes:
- the MYOZ2 gene encoding myozenin-2 isoform X1 — MLSHNAMVKQKKQQASAIMKEIHGNDVDGMDLGKKVSIPKDIMLEELSHLSNRGARLFKMRQRRSDKYTFENFQYESRAQINYNIAMQNEKLDGSNLEGGSQPAPFTPPNTPDPRSPPNPENIAPGYSGPLKEIPPEKFNTTAVPKYYQSPWEQAISSDPELLEALYPKFFKPEGKVELPDYRSFNRVATPFGGFEKASKMVKFKVPDFDLLLLTDPRFMAFANPLSGRRSFNRTPKGWVSENIPIVITTEPTEDTTVPETEDL; from the exons ATGTAGATGGCATGGACCTGGGCAAAAAGGTCAGCATTCCCAAAGACATCATGTTGGAAGAACTATCCCATCTCAGTAACCGTGGTGCCAGACTATTTAAGATGCGACAAAGAAGATCTGACAAGTACACATTTGAAAATTTCCAGTATGAGTCGAGAGCACAAATAAAT TACAATATTGCCATGCAAAATGAGAAACTGGATGGAAGCAACTTGGAAGGTGGTTCTCAGCCAGCCCCGTTTACTCCTCCCAACACTCCGGACCCACGAAGTCCCCCCAATCCAGAAAACATTGCACCAG GATATTCTGGACCACTGAAGGAAATTCCTCCTGAAAAATTCAACACCACAGCTGTCCCTAAGTACTATCAGTCACCCTGGGAACAGGCCATCAGCAGTGATCCGGAGCTTTTAGAGGCTTTATATCCTAAATTTTTCAAGCCTGAAGGAAAGGTGGAACTGCCTGATTACAGGAGCTTTAACAG AGTTGCCACACCATTTGGAGGTTTTGAAAAAGCATCAAAGATGGTTAAATTCAAGGTTCCAGATTTTGACCTACTACTTCTAACAGATCCCAGGTTCATGGCCTTTGCCAATCCTCTTTCTGGCAGACGGTCCTTTAACAGGACTCCTAAGGGATGGGTTTCTGAGAATATTCCTATAGTGATAACAACTGAACCTACAGAGGATACCACCGTACCAGAAACAGAAGACCTCTGA
- the MYOZ2 gene encoding myozenin-2 isoform X2: MDLGKKVSIPKDIMLEELSHLSNRGARLFKMRQRRSDKYTFENFQYESRAQINYNIAMQNEKLDGSNLEGGSQPAPFTPPNTPDPRSPPNPENIAPGYSGPLKEIPPEKFNTTAVPKYYQSPWEQAISSDPELLEALYPKFFKPEGKVELPDYRSFNRVATPFGGFEKASKMVKFKVPDFDLLLLTDPRFMAFANPLSGRRSFNRTPKGWVSENIPIVITTEPTEDTTVPETEDL, from the exons ATGGACCTGGGCAAAAAGGTCAGCATTCCCAAAGACATCATGTTGGAAGAACTATCCCATCTCAGTAACCGTGGTGCCAGACTATTTAAGATGCGACAAAGAAGATCTGACAAGTACACATTTGAAAATTTCCAGTATGAGTCGAGAGCACAAATAAAT TACAATATTGCCATGCAAAATGAGAAACTGGATGGAAGCAACTTGGAAGGTGGTTCTCAGCCAGCCCCGTTTACTCCTCCCAACACTCCGGACCCACGAAGTCCCCCCAATCCAGAAAACATTGCACCAG GATATTCTGGACCACTGAAGGAAATTCCTCCTGAAAAATTCAACACCACAGCTGTCCCTAAGTACTATCAGTCACCCTGGGAACAGGCCATCAGCAGTGATCCGGAGCTTTTAGAGGCTTTATATCCTAAATTTTTCAAGCCTGAAGGAAAGGTGGAACTGCCTGATTACAGGAGCTTTAACAG AGTTGCCACACCATTTGGAGGTTTTGAAAAAGCATCAAAGATGGTTAAATTCAAGGTTCCAGATTTTGACCTACTACTTCTAACAGATCCCAGGTTCATGGCCTTTGCCAATCCTCTTTCTGGCAGACGGTCCTTTAACAGGACTCCTAAGGGATGGGTTTCTGAGAATATTCCTATAGTGATAACAACTGAACCTACAGAGGATACCACCGTACCAGAAACAGAAGACCTCTGA